GCGTCTTATTGGCCGATCCCAGAGTATGACCTTCCAGACGAGCGAGCGCCGAGGTCCGTGGCGCCCTCCACAAGCCAGATGAGAATGTGGGTGTCGAGCAGGAGGGTCAACGGGACGCTTCCCACTCGACATCGATGGGCTCCACGATATCTCCGTGGATCGTTATCGAGCCCCGGGCGAAGCCGAAGATCGACTTCCGCTCAGTGTCGGCAGGGATGAGCTTCGCGACCGGTCGC
This genomic interval from Vicinamibacteria bacterium contains the following:
- a CDS encoding type II toxin-antitoxin system prevent-host-death family antitoxin: MTTYKKTISASDFKARCSQVIDDVAKGRGSVVITKRGRPVAKLIPADTERKSIFGFARGSITIHGDIVEPIDVEWEASR